The Pseudomonas fluorescens genome segment CCCCAGACATCCGAATCGATGTCCAGTGGTGGGTTGGTTGCCTGAGTGATGGCGGAGGTGCCACTGACTTCATGCTGTGGTGTGGAAACCAGCAGGTTGAGCGCAAGGCTTTGCGCCCCCGGCTGACCCGTACCGATCCGGTAGCTCACGGGGAACAAGCCGACATTTTGTTGCTGAACTGAACCAGACATGTGAATTGCCTCCATTGCAATGTGGGAAATGGCCTTAGTGTTTTTCCAGGCGGGAAACTTCCTTGGCCAGTTTTTCGTACGCGGTTTGCAGCTCCTTCGCTTCCGGCTTCGTCGAATCGCGCTGCTTCAACAAATTCTTCATCTGTTGCAGATCGCCTCCAGTGATGGCGCTCTGGATGGCGACGCCGTAAGGCGGCATGTTGTGTTTTGAGCCAGTCATATCGAGGGTCTCCTCGTGGTGGTTGCCAAACGTCCCCTTCAGGCAAGGGGCGCCTTCCCTGACAGGCAGGCGACAGCCAGCGCCAGGAA includes the following:
- a CDS encoding DUF1843 domain-containing protein, which codes for MTGSKHNMPPYGVAIQSAITGGDLQQMKNLLKQRDSTKPEAKELQTAYEKLAKEVSRLEKH